Genomic segment of Deltaproteobacteria bacterium:
CCGGAATTATTCTGGCTATTGGCATGGCGGTCGATAGCAACGTTCTCATGTTCGAGCGGATCCGCGAAGAACTGCGTCAGGGGAAGACGGTCCGGGCCGCCGTGGACGCCGGGTACGATAAAGCCCTCTTCACTATCATCGACTCCCACGTCACTACCCTGATTACGGCGTTGGTCCTCTTCCAGTTTGGTACCGGCCCCATTAAAGGCTTCGCGGTAACCCTCAGCCTGGGTGTCATGATCAATCTTTTCTCGGCGCTCATCGGCACCAAGGTTATCTTCGACTGGATCAACTTCAAGAAACAGCTCAAGACCTTGAGTATCTGATGAAAGAAAGGAACCCTTAGATGGGCATCCAACTTTTAGGCAAAACCAATATTAATTTTGTCGGGCTGCGGAAATATGCCTTTTTCCTTTCCGCCATCCTCGTCACGGTAGGGGCCATCGCCATGGTTCAACTGATCCGGGGTCAATCCAATTTAGGGATCGACTTTGCGGGCGGGACCTCTGTGCAGCTCAAATTTGAGAAACCCTTCCAACTGGACAAAGCGCGGCACGCCCTGGAGATCAACGGTTTTAAGGACTGCGAACTCCAGCAGTTTACCGAGGGAAACAAGCTCCTGATCCAGGTCAAGAAAACCACGGCCATTCCCCTCGGCAAGGTGGCCGACAAGATCGTGTCCATCTTTACCAAAGAATTTACGGACAACAAATTCCTGGTCGACAGCACCACGGAGATCGGCCCCAAGGTGGGCAAAAACTTGCAGCATGATACCATCATCGCCGTGATCTTCTCAGCCATCGGGATGATCGTTTACCTTGCCTGGCGTTTCGAATTTTCTTTCGGCGTAGCCGCGGCCGTTGCCACCTTCCATGACGTTCTCTCCGTCCTCGGGATCTTCCACATCCTCGGGAAAGAGGTGAATTTACTCCTGGTGACTGCCCTTCTTACTTTAGCCGGCTACTCCTTGACCGACACCGTGGTGGTCTACGACCGGATCCGGGAAAACCTCCGCCTGCGGCCGAGGGACCCTTTGGCAGATGTGATGAACAGCAGTATTAACGAAGTCCTCAGCCGGACCATTGTGACCAGTTTGACAGTCTTC
This window contains:
- the secF gene encoding protein translocase subunit SecF, which codes for MQLLGKTNINFVGLRKYAFFLSAILVTVGAIAMVQLIRGQSNLGIDFAGGTSVQLKFEKPFQLDKARHALEINGFKDCELQQFTEGNKLLIQVKKTTAIPLGKVADKIVSIFTKEFTDNKFLVDSTTEIGPKVGKNLQHDTIIAVIFSAIGMIVYLAWRFEFSFGVAAAVATFHDVLSVLGIFHILGKEVNLLLVTALLTLAGYSLTDTVVVYDRIRENLRLRPRDPLADVMNSSINEVLSRTIVTSLTVFLVLVPLFFFGGEVIHDFSFALLIGIIIGTYSSIFVASPIVYQWRKDKKVRIRTRR